The Rhizobium leguminosarum genome includes a region encoding these proteins:
- a CDS encoding YcbK family protein, translating to MQNAILLAMAGLFALQSATAAVGQDMKRHAIHLPKPQARLAYTVQTVSVRASCFPGRLRAVLSHIAAKTGRRPVITSGHRPHPRRHGSLHGKCLAADIRIPGLSERTIIAAARSAPGIGGIGSYCNGIIHVDVGPQRRWVDC from the coding sequence TTGCTCGCCATGGCAGGCCTTTTCGCCCTACAATCAGCAACGGCTGCCGTCGGTCAAGACATGAAAAGGCATGCCATTCATCTTCCAAAACCTCAGGCACGTCTCGCCTACACGGTCCAGACCGTCAGCGTTCGTGCCAGCTGCTTTCCGGGGCGCCTGCGTGCGGTCCTGTCGCATATTGCTGCGAAGACCGGCCGGCGCCCGGTGATAACCTCGGGCCACAGGCCGCATCCCCGCCGCCACGGGTCCCTGCACGGGAAGTGTCTGGCGGCCGACATCAGGATACCCGGCCTGTCGGAGCGCACGATCATTGCTGCCGCAAGAAGCGCGCCGGGCATCGGCGGCATCGGCAGCTATTGCAACGGCATCATTCATGTCGATGTCGGACCGCAGCGACGATGGGTGGATTGCTGA